One genomic segment of Roseovarius carneus includes these proteins:
- a CDS encoding DMT family transporter — translation MLTLGVGLIAALCWGIHDICVRYVSQRSGILPALTTVLIVGSLIMGPVAFGLGDWSQMGARAYGLSAASGLAFILACVGLYKSFGIGPVRLVAPIVGSYPALSIAWAAASGQAVSWDQWLAVFCVIAGVGIVGILTDDEDVGGRKRAAMLWALAGAVGFFMAFALGQSASQAGSEFPVILVTRLMAVGTVLVLLLASGQRQIPARSAWPLLALMGLLDCVALGIVIYAGGLPRPEFAAVAASTFGMITILLAWVFLKERVTPGQWAGVALAFASIGYLALI, via the coding sequence ATGCTCACGCTTGGCGTTGGCCTCATCGCGGCCCTGTGCTGGGGTATTCACGATATCTGCGTCCGCTACGTCTCACAGCGCAGCGGTATTTTACCCGCACTCACCACGGTTTTGATCGTGGGCTCGCTGATCATGGGGCCTGTGGCGTTTGGCCTTGGCGACTGGTCGCAAATGGGCGCGCGCGCCTACGGGCTAAGTGCGGCAAGCGGGCTGGCCTTTATCCTCGCTTGCGTCGGGCTCTACAAGTCCTTCGGGATCGGTCCGGTCCGGCTGGTGGCGCCCATCGTCGGCTCCTACCCAGCGCTGTCGATCGCGTGGGCCGCAGCCTCGGGCCAAGCGGTCAGCTGGGATCAATGGCTGGCTGTCTTTTGCGTTATCGCCGGGGTCGGCATCGTGGGTATCCTGACCGATGACGAGGATGTCGGCGGCAGAAAACGCGCCGCCATGCTCTGGGCCTTGGCAGGCGCGGTCGGGTTTTTCATGGCCTTCGCTCTGGGCCAATCCGCAAGTCAGGCAGGCAGCGAATTCCCAGTTATTCTGGTCACACGCCTTATGGCGGTCGGCACCGTTTTGGTGCTGCTCTTGGCTTCGGGGCAGCGGCAGATACCGGCGCGATCGGCATGGCCACTGCTCGCTCTGATGGGGCTTTTGGACTGCGTGGCGTTGGGGATCGTTATCTATGCAGGCGGACTGCCACGGCCCGAATTTGCGGCCGTCGCGGCCTCCACCTTCGGGATGATCACCATCCTGCTTGCGTGGGTCTTCCTGAAGGAGCGCGTCACCCCCGGCCAATGGGCCGGGGTCGCGCTTGCCTTCGCCTCAATCGGCTATCTGGCTCTGATTTAG
- a CDS encoding formate--tetrahydrofolate ligase gives MAYKSDIEIARAAQKRPISEIGDKLGIPGEHLLPYGHDKAKVSQAFIDSVQSNKSGKLILVTAINPTPAGEGKTTTTVGLGDGLNRIGKKAMVCIREASLGPNFGMKGGAAGGGYAQVVPMEDMNLHFTGDFHAITSAHALLSAMLDNHIYWGNALDIDTRRVVWRRVVDMNDRSLRQITSSLGGVSNGFAREDGFDITVASEVMAILCLASGLKDLEKRLGDMIVAYRRDRSPVFCRDIKAAGAMTVLLKDAMQPNLVQTLENNPAFVHGGPFANIAHGCNSVTATTTALKIADFVVTEAGFGADLGAEKFMNIKCRKAGIAPDCVVLVATVRAMKMNGGVAKADLGPENVAAVKEGCANLGRHIGNIKSFGVPVVVAINHFVTDTDAEVEAVKDYVVSQGSEAVLSRHWELGSEGSEALATRVAAIAESGKAQFAPIYPDEMSLWDKINRIAKSIYHADEVLADKKIRDQLKLWEEQGYGHLPICMAKTQYSFSTDPNLRGAPTGHSVPVREVRLSAGAGFVVVVCGEIMTMPGLPRTPAAETICLNAAGEIEGLF, from the coding sequence ATGGCCTACAAATCCGATATCGAAATTGCGCGCGCCGCGCAGAAGCGTCCTATTTCAGAGATTGGCGATAAGCTTGGGATTCCGGGCGAGCATCTTCTGCCCTACGGGCACGACAAGGCGAAAGTGTCTCAGGCGTTCATCGACTCTGTTCAGAGCAACAAAAGCGGCAAGCTGATCCTTGTGACCGCGATCAATCCGACGCCCGCGGGCGAAGGCAAGACGACGACGACCGTGGGTCTGGGCGATGGCCTGAACCGGATCGGCAAAAAGGCGATGGTCTGTATCCGCGAGGCGAGCCTTGGCCCGAACTTCGGGATGAAAGGTGGCGCGGCCGGTGGCGGTTATGCGCAAGTCGTGCCGATGGAGGATATGAACCTCCACTTCACCGGCGATTTCCACGCGATCACCTCGGCCCATGCGCTTCTGAGCGCGATGCTCGACAACCACATCTATTGGGGCAATGCGCTCGATATCGACACGCGGCGGGTCGTGTGGCGGCGTGTTGTGGACATGAACGACCGCTCCTTGCGTCAGATCACATCGTCGCTGGGCGGTGTCTCGAACGGGTTTGCCCGCGAGGACGGGTTCGACATTACCGTGGCTTCCGAGGTCATGGCGATCTTGTGTCTGGCCAGTGGCCTGAAAGATCTTGAGAAACGCTTGGGCGACATGATCGTGGCCTATCGCCGCGACCGCAGCCCGGTCTTCTGCCGCGATATCAAGGCGGCTGGGGCGATGACGGTTCTCTTGAAGGATGCGATGCAGCCCAATCTGGTGCAGACGCTGGAAAACAACCCGGCATTCGTGCATGGCGGCCCGTTTGCCAATATCGCGCATGGTTGTAACTCGGTCACGGCGACGACGACGGCGCTGAAGATCGCGGATTTCGTTGTGACCGAAGCCGGGTTTGGCGCGGATCTTGGCGCTGAGAAATTCATGAACATCAAATGCCGCAAAGCCGGGATTGCGCCTGACTGCGTGGTTTTGGTGGCGACTGTGCGTGCGATGAAAATGAACGGCGGCGTGGCAAAAGCCGATCTTGGCCCCGAGAATGTGGCCGCTGTGAAGGAAGGCTGTGCCAACCTCGGGCGTCACATTGGCAATATCAAGTCATTCGGCGTGCCGGTGGTTGTGGCGATCAACCACTTCGTGACCGATACTGATGCGGAAGTTGAGGCGGTGAAGGACTACGTGGTGAGCCAAGGCTCCGAAGCGGTCCTGTCGCGGCACTGGGAGCTTGGCTCGGAAGGGTCCGAGGCGCTGGCCACCCGCGTGGCCGCGATTGCCGAAAGCGGCAAGGCGCAGTTCGCGCCGATCTATCCCGATGAAATGTCTCTTTGGGACAAGATCAACCGCATTGCGAAGTCGATCTACCATGCCGATGAGGTTCTGGCGGACAAGAAAATCCGTGATCAGTTGAAACTGTGGGAAGAGCAGGGCTATGGCCATCTGCCGATCTGCATGGCCAAGACGCAATACAGCTTCTCGACCGATCCCAACCTGCGCGGCGCGCCAACGGGCCATTCTGTGCCGGTGCGCGAAGTGCGTCTGAGCGCAGGTGCGGGGTTTGTCGTGGTGGTCTGCGGCGAAATCATGACGATGCCGGGCCTGCCACGCACGCCTGCGGCGGAGACGATTTGTCTGAACGCTGCGGGTGAGATCGAAGGTTTGTTCTGA
- a CDS encoding cytochrome oxidase subunit III, which translates to MTNHQINFLGWVLFIISAIGFCIASIGHFWAMFGSAFFLVACFVFMIPFFRKGR; encoded by the coding sequence ATGACGAATCATCAAATTAATTTTCTGGGCTGGGTGCTTTTCATCATCTCGGCAATTGGATTTTGCATCGCAAGCATCGGGCATTTCTGGGCCATGTTCGGCTCTGCCTTCTTTTTGGTGGCTTGCTTCGTCTTCATGATCCCGTTTTTCAGGAAAGGTCGCTGA
- a CDS encoding NAD(P)H-dependent oxidoreductase subunit E has protein sequence MNAQQGSGVWKQGRGKGRTTPKGRQLEDGAWGEVQALLEGRARSADLLIEHLHLIQDAYGCLSADHLRALAEEMRLSMAEVYEVATFYAHFDVVREGETPPPALTIRVCDSLSCELAGAQALKAALEDGLDASEVRVLRAPCMGRCDTAPVLEIGHNHIDHATPEKVNAAIAAGDTHAHVPNYERLDAYVAAGGYDILKRLRAGGNGDAAFEAVQQTLLDAGLRGLGGAGFPSGRKWGFVRAAKGPRYLAVNGDEGEPGTFKDRYYLERVPHLFLEGMLIAAWAVEAERCYIYMRDEYPAVLQILADEIAAIEAAGLAPAGYIEVRRGAGAYICGEESAMIESIEGKRGLPRHRPPFVAQVGLFGQPTLVNNVETLHWVTRIMREGGEILSGVERNGRKGLRSYSVSGRVKNPGIHLLPAGSTITDIIAAAGGMLGGHSFKAYQPGGPSSGLLPASMHDIPLDFDTLQPHGTFIGSAAVVVLSDHDKARDAALNMLRFFEDESCGQCTPCRVGCEKAVKLMQADTWDAPLLEELCTAMGDASICGLGQAAPNPIRSTMKHFPEEIS, from the coding sequence ATGAATGCTCAGCAGGGATCAGGTGTCTGGAAACAGGGCCGTGGTAAGGGCCGTACGACGCCCAAGGGACGCCAGCTCGAAGATGGGGCGTGGGGCGAGGTGCAGGCTCTGCTTGAGGGTCGCGCGCGCAGCGCTGACCTGCTGATTGAGCATCTTCATTTGATTCAAGACGCTTACGGGTGTTTGAGCGCAGATCATCTGCGCGCTTTGGCCGAAGAAATGCGTCTGAGCATGGCCGAAGTTTACGAGGTCGCGACCTTCTATGCGCATTTCGATGTGGTGCGTGAGGGCGAGACACCGCCCCCCGCCCTGACCATCCGCGTCTGTGATTCGCTAAGCTGTGAGCTTGCGGGCGCGCAGGCGCTGAAAGCAGCGCTTGAGGATGGTTTGGATGCGTCCGAAGTGCGCGTGTTACGCGCGCCCTGCATGGGCCGCTGTGATACGGCCCCGGTGCTTGAAATTGGGCACAACCATATCGACCACGCCACACCCGAGAAGGTGAACGCGGCAATCGCCGCCGGGGACACGCATGCGCACGTGCCGAATTATGAGCGTTTGGACGCGTATGTCGCGGCGGGCGGGTACGACATTCTCAAGCGGTTGCGCGCAGGCGGCAATGGCGATGCGGCGTTTGAGGCTGTGCAGCAAACGCTGCTGGATGCGGGCCTGCGCGGGCTTGGCGGGGCCGGCTTCCCGTCGGGGCGCAAATGGGGCTTTGTGCGCGCGGCCAAAGGTCCGCGTTATCTCGCCGTGAACGGCGATGAGGGCGAGCCGGGCACCTTCAAAGACCGCTATTATCTTGAGCGTGTGCCGCATCTCTTTCTTGAGGGCATGTTGATCGCCGCTTGGGCGGTGGAGGCAGAACGCTGCTATATCTACATGCGCGATGAATACCCCGCCGTGCTGCAAATCCTCGCCGATGAGATTGCGGCGATTGAGGCCGCAGGCCTCGCGCCCGCGGGCTATATCGAGGTCCGTCGCGGCGCAGGCGCCTATATCTGCGGCGAAGAAAGCGCGATGATCGAAAGCATTGAGGGCAAGCGCGGATTGCCCCGGCACCGCCCGCCCTTCGTGGCGCAGGTAGGCCTTTTCGGCCAGCCCACGCTGGTGAATAACGTGGAGACGCTGCACTGGGTCACACGGATCATGCGCGAAGGCGGTGAGATCCTGTCGGGGGTAGAGCGTAACGGGCGTAAAGGTCTGCGCAGCTATTCCGTGTCGGGGCGTGTGAAAAACCCCGGCATCCATCTTCTGCCTGCGGGCTCGACCATCACCGATATCATTGCGGCGGCGGGCGGGATGCTCGGCGGTCACAGCTTCAAGGCCTATCAGCCGGGCGGACCGTCCTCGGGGCTTTTGCCCGCGTCGATGCACGACATCCCTCTCGATTTCGATACGCTTCAGCCGCATGGCACCTTCATTGGATCGGCGGCTGTGGTTGTCCTGTCGGATCATGACAAGGCACGTGATGCCGCGCTCAATATGCTGAGGTTCTTTGAGGATGAAAGCTGTGGTCAATGCACGCCCTGCCGCGTGGGCTGTGAGAAAGCTGTGAAACTGATGCAGGCCGATACGTGGGATGCGCCGCTCTTGGAGGAGCTTTGCACCGCGATGGGCGACGCCTCCATCTGCGGCCTCGGACAGGCCGCGCCAAACCCGATCAGGTCAACCATGAAACACTTCCCGGAGGAAATCTCATGA
- a CDS encoding DUF1989 domain-containing protein has protein sequence MLDDPYPKVQPGPPRPSEIIQPRVFSLPQGVERYVVEGGGAILIPVEAGDKFSVSNDEGGQPCEIVAADSAGSIDTGIIGAPANCDADGLKSLLAGPIGSLRSLRLGLEARGLDLAKARAVRMFDAGTPAKTEEHFTVQRDGIVIISAPGGAMDFEVQNTLTPLTVMVTRAVIKSHTKFELPDPLAEPQQSIRIENATAEAYFVKAGDYIQIIDVDGRQCTDFECFSARKLDKGIEHALDVTTTRTLMGHAYPMPGLHAKYYDQEMLPLVEVVQDTCGRHDAFALACSAKYYDDIGYPGHVNCSENFNKALAQYNVGGRPGWMAINFFFNTFLDDHGVMYLDEPWSRPGDYVLLRALTDLVCVSSACPDDTSAANGWNPTDIHIRTYSGSETFQKSVAYRPTPDSEAKMTKQTGFHDSFAKHTRNFIEYNGYWLASCFAEAGPIEEYWACRKEAVIMDLSPLRKFEITGPDAEALCQYIFTRNMKTLAVGGVVYTSMCYPHGGMIDDGTVFRLDKDNFRWIGGSDYGGEWIREQAEKLGLKVLVRSSTDQLHNVAVQGPNSRDLLRELVWTAPHNPEFDQLGWFRHTPARLRSETGTPFVVSRTGYTGELGYEVMCHPKDCAEIFDAIWEVGKNYGLKPMGLEALDMVRIEAGLIFAGYDFSDQTDPFEAGVGFTVPLKSKEDDFIGRDALIRRKEHPVRRMVGLEIDSNVGVDHGDCIHIGRAQIGEVTSSMRSPLLGKNIALARIDVTHAEFGTAVEVGKLDGHQKRLPATIVPFAAYDPKKERPRS, from the coding sequence ATGCTTGATGATCCATACCCCAAAGTTCAGCCTGGCCCGCCGCGTCCCAGCGAAATCATTCAGCCGCGCGTTTTCTCGCTCCCCCAAGGGGTTGAGCGATATGTGGTCGAAGGCGGCGGCGCGATCCTGATCCCTGTGGAGGCAGGTGACAAATTCAGTGTGAGCAATGATGAGGGCGGACAACCCTGCGAGATTGTGGCCGCCGATTCGGCTGGGTCCATCGACACAGGAATCATCGGCGCGCCCGCCAATTGCGATGCGGACGGCTTGAAGAGCCTTCTGGCGGGGCCAATTGGTTCTTTGCGAAGCCTTCGTTTGGGTCTTGAGGCGCGGGGCCTCGATCTGGCAAAGGCGCGCGCTGTGCGTATGTTCGACGCAGGCACGCCCGCCAAAACGGAAGAGCATTTCACCGTGCAGCGTGACGGCATCGTGATCATCTCTGCCCCCGGCGGCGCGATGGATTTCGAGGTTCAAAACACGCTGACCCCGCTCACGGTGATGGTGACCCGCGCGGTGATCAAATCCCACACCAAGTTTGAGCTGCCCGACCCGCTGGCGGAACCACAACAAAGCATCCGCATCGAGAATGCCACGGCTGAAGCCTATTTCGTGAAAGCAGGCGACTATATCCAGATCATTGATGTGGATGGCCGCCAATGCACGGATTTCGAGTGTTTCTCGGCCCGTAAACTGGACAAGGGGATCGAGCATGCGCTGGACGTGACCACGACGCGCACATTGATGGGCCATGCCTATCCGATGCCCGGCCTGCACGCGAAATACTATGATCAGGAGATGCTGCCGCTGGTTGAGGTGGTGCAGGATACCTGTGGGCGCCACGATGCCTTCGCGCTGGCCTGCTCGGCTAAATACTATGATGATATAGGCTATCCTGGCCATGTGAATTGCTCGGAGAATTTCAACAAGGCGCTGGCGCAGTATAATGTTGGCGGGCGCCCCGGTTGGATGGCGATCAACTTCTTCTTCAACACGTTCCTTGATGATCACGGTGTCATGTATCTTGATGAGCCATGGTCGCGCCCCGGCGATTACGTTCTTTTGCGCGCGCTGACCGATCTGGTCTGCGTAAGCTCTGCCTGTCCCGACGATACCAGCGCCGCCAACGGCTGGAACCCCACCGATATTCACATTCGGACCTATAGCGGGTCCGAAACATTCCAAAAGTCGGTCGCCTATCGCCCGACGCCAGATTCCGAGGCAAAGATGACAAAACAGACCGGTTTCCACGACAGCTTTGCCAAACACACCCGTAACTTCATCGAGTATAATGGCTATTGGCTGGCCAGTTGCTTTGCCGAGGCGGGGCCGATTGAAGAATACTGGGCCTGCCGCAAAGAGGCGGTGATCATGGATCTCAGCCCGCTGCGCAAGTTTGAGATCACCGGACCGGACGCCGAGGCGCTGTGCCAGTATATCTTCACGCGCAACATGAAGACGCTGGCTGTGGGCGGGGTGGTTTATACCTCCATGTGCTATCCGCACGGTGGCATGATCGACGATGGCACGGTGTTCCGTCTGGACAAGGACAATTTCCGCTGGATCGGTGGCAGCGACTACGGCGGAGAATGGATCCGTGAGCAGGCAGAGAAACTTGGGCTCAAAGTGCTTGTGCGGTCCTCCACGGATCAGCTGCATAACGTGGCCGTCCAAGGGCCAAACTCCCGCGACCTCCTGCGTGAGCTTGTCTGGACTGCGCCGCACAACCCCGAGTTCGATCAGCTGGGATGGTTCCGTCACACGCCCGCGCGGCTGCGCAGCGAGACAGGCACGCCCTTCGTTGTCTCGCGCACCGGCTATACTGGCGAGCTTGGCTACGAGGTGATGTGCCATCCCAAGGATTGTGCCGAGATTTTTGACGCGATCTGGGAGGTTGGAAAGAACTATGGCCTGAAGCCTATGGGGCTTGAGGCGCTGGATATGGTGCGCATCGAGGCCGGTTTGATCTTTGCGGGCTATGATTTCTCCGACCAGACGGATCCGTTTGAGGCGGGTGTGGGCTTTACCGTGCCGCTCAAATCCAAAGAAGATGACTTCATTGGGCGCGACGCGCTGATCCGGCGCAAGGAGCATCCTGTGCGCCGCATGGTTGGCCTTGAGATCGACAGCAACGTCGGCGTGGATCACGGAGATTGCATCCATATCGGCCGCGCGCAGATTGGCGAGGTCACGTCCTCCATGCGCTCTCCCCTCTTGGGCAAGAATATCGCGCTCGCGCGGATTGATGTGACCCATGCGGAGTTCGGCACAGCGGTGGAAGTGGGCAAACTCGACGGCCACCAAAAGCGTCTGCCCGCCACGATCGTGCCTTTCGCGGCCTATGATCCCAAGAAAGAACGCCCACGCTCATGA
- the fdhF gene encoding formate dehydrogenase subunit alpha: MTDAVSITLDGETVSVAPGMTLWEAANGRGLVIPHLCHKPAPGYRPDGNCRACMVEIEGERVLAASCIREAEEGMVVHTASARAVAARKMVMEMLVADQPVREEAHDKSSHLWDMAEANGVVTSRLPQLEKERIPLLDSSHVAMSVNLDACIQCGLCVRACREVQVNDVIGMAGRGHDSYPVFDFADPMGESTCVACGECVQACPTGALMPASVTDAEQRGDSADFDSETKSICPFCGVGCQISLKVKDNKVKYVEGINGPANEGRLCVKGRFGFDYIHHDHRLTKPLIRRDDAPAKGLNVDPGNVLTHFREATWDEALDAAAKGLKGRGREVAGFGSAKCTNEEAYLFQKLIRQGFGHNNVDHCTRLCHASSVAALIENVGSGAVTATFNEIENADVAIVIGANPIENHPVAATYFKQFTKRGGKLIVMDPRGQALKRFATHMLQFRPGADVSMLNAIMHTIVEEELYDTQYIQAMTENWEAEKAHLADFSPEKMAGICGIEAEELRAVARTFAGAKSAMIFWGMGISQHIHGTDNSRCLISLALMTGQVGRPGAGLHPLRGQNNVQGASDAGLVPMFLPDYQSVTDDGVRRAFTEVWGTEDFSSEKGLTVTEIMDAVHDGNIKAMYILGENPAMSDPDVEHARDALAKLDCLVVQDIFLTETANYADIILPASAFAEKNGTVTNTNRQVQMGRAALSPPGEAREDWAITTALANRLGLDWRYDSPADVFAEMKQNMASLNNITWDRLEHEGAVTYPSLSPEDPGQPIVFGDGFPRPSGRARFTPASVIAPDDVPDAEYPMILTTGRQLEHWHTGSMTRRATVLDAVEPEANCSLHPSTLRKLGIEPGGTVRLTTKRGTIDIMARADRAVSPDMVFLPFAFVEAAANILTNPAIDPYGKIPEFKFSAVKVEKPKESVAAE; the protein is encoded by the coding sequence ATGACTGATGCAGTGAGCATAACTCTTGACGGTGAGACGGTCAGCGTCGCGCCGGGTATGACCCTTTGGGAGGCGGCCAACGGGCGCGGCCTCGTGATCCCGCATCTGTGCCACAAACCGGCACCCGGATATCGCCCTGACGGCAATTGCCGGGCCTGCATGGTCGAGATCGAAGGCGAACGTGTGCTGGCCGCGTCCTGCATCCGTGAGGCCGAAGAGGGCATGGTTGTGCATACGGCCAGCGCGCGGGCGGTTGCGGCGCGCAAGATGGTGATGGAGATGCTGGTCGCGGATCAGCCCGTGCGCGAAGAAGCGCATGATAAATCCAGCCACCTGTGGGATATGGCCGAAGCGAATGGCGTGGTCACAAGCCGCCTGCCACAGCTTGAGAAAGAGCGTATTCCGCTTCTGGATTCCAGCCACGTCGCGATGAGCGTGAACCTTGATGCCTGTATCCAATGCGGCCTGTGCGTGCGCGCCTGCCGTGAGGTTCAGGTGAACGATGTGATCGGCATGGCCGGGCGCGGGCATGACAGCTATCCGGTGTTCGATTTTGCCGACCCGATGGGCGAGAGCACCTGTGTCGCTTGTGGCGAATGTGTGCAGGCCTGCCCCACGGGAGCCTTGATGCCCGCGAGCGTCACGGACGCAGAACAGCGCGGCGACAGCGCGGATTTCGACAGCGAGACCAAGAGCATCTGCCCCTTCTGCGGTGTTGGCTGTCAGATCAGCCTGAAGGTCAAAGACAACAAGGTGAAATACGTGGAGGGGATCAATGGCCCCGCAAACGAAGGCCGTCTGTGCGTCAAAGGTCGGTTCGGCTTTGACTATATCCACCACGATCACCGCCTCACCAAGCCCTTAATCCGGCGCGATGATGCACCCGCCAAGGGACTCAACGTCGATCCGGGCAATGTCCTGACGCATTTCCGCGAAGCGACATGGGACGAAGCGCTTGATGCAGCCGCCAAGGGCCTCAAAGGGCGCGGGCGCGAAGTTGCGGGCTTCGGCTCGGCCAAATGCACCAATGAGGAGGCGTATCTCTTCCAGAAACTGATCCGTCAGGGCTTTGGCCACAACAATGTCGATCACTGCACGCGGCTGTGTCACGCAAGCTCGGTCGCAGCGCTCATTGAGAATGTCGGATCGGGCGCTGTGACGGCCACGTTCAACGAGATCGAGAACGCCGATGTGGCCATCGTGATCGGGGCCAACCCGATTGAGAACCACCCGGTCGCCGCGACCTATTTCAAGCAGTTCACCAAACGCGGTGGCAAGCTCATTGTGATGGACCCGCGCGGTCAGGCGCTCAAACGGTTCGCCACGCATATGTTGCAATTCCGGCCCGGCGCGGATGTGTCCATGCTGAACGCGATCATGCACACCATCGTTGAAGAAGAGCTTTACGACACCCAATACATTCAGGCGATGACCGAGAACTGGGAGGCCGAGAAGGCGCATCTGGCCGATTTCTCGCCCGAGAAGATGGCGGGCATTTGCGGCATTGAGGCGGAGGAGCTGCGCGCCGTAGCCCGGACCTTTGCGGGTGCTAAATCTGCGATGATTTTCTGGGGCATGGGCATCAGTCAGCATATTCACGGCACCGATAATTCGCGCTGCCTGATCTCGCTCGCGTTGATGACGGGGCAGGTGGGCCGTCCGGGCGCGGGTCTGCATCCGCTGCGCGGCCAGAACAACGTGCAGGGCGCGTCCGATGCGGGGCTCGTGCCGATGTTTCTGCCGGATTACCAAAGTGTGACCGATGACGGCGTTCGCCGCGCGTTCACCGAAGTGTGGGGTACGGAAGATTTCAGCTCTGAGAAGGGCCTGACCGTGACCGAAATCATGGATGCGGTCCATGATGGCAACATCAAGGCGATGTATATCTTGGGCGAAAACCCGGCCATGTCGGACCCCGATGTGGAGCATGCACGCGACGCGCTGGCCAAGCTCGATTGTCTGGTGGTGCAGGACATCTTCCTGACGGAGACAGCAAACTATGCCGATATCATCCTTCCCGCGAGCGCGTTTGCCGAGAAGAACGGCACTGTGACGAACACCAACCGGCAGGTGCAGATGGGCCGCGCGGCGCTCAGCCCACCCGGCGAGGCGCGCGAGGATTGGGCGATCACCACAGCACTGGCGAACCGCCTTGGGCTTGACTGGCGCTATGACAGCCCCGCCGATGTGTTCGCTGAGATGAAGCAGAACATGGCGTCGCTTAACAATATCACATGGGATCGCCTGGAGCATGAGGGCGCGGTGACCTACCCCTCGCTCAGCCCCGAAGATCCGGGCCAGCCAATCGTCTTTGGCGATGGCTTCCCACGCCCTTCGGGCCGGGCACGGTTCACACCCGCCTCGGTGATTGCCCCTGACGATGTGCCGGATGCAGAGTATCCGATGATCCTGACCACGGGGCGGCAATTGGAGCATTGGCACACAGGGTCCATGACCCGGCGCGCCACGGTGCTTGATGCGGTGGAGCCGGAGGCAAACTGTTCCTTGCACCCGTCCACCTTGCGCAAACTGGGTATTGAGCCCGGCGGCACAGTGCGCCTGACCACGAAGCGTGGCACGATTGACATCATGGCCCGCGCTGACCGCGCTGTGTCCCCTGATATGGTGTTCTTGCCCTTCGCCTTTGTTGAGGCGGCGGCCAATATCCTGACCAACCCAGCCATCGACCCTTATGGGAAAATCCCTGAGTTCAAATTCTCCGCTGTAAAGGTCGAAAAACCAAAAGAATCTGTCGCGGCGGAATAA
- a CDS encoding group II truncated hemoglobin has protein sequence MSVLDDIGGEPSLKELVEHFYDLVEALPEGQRIVDLHRDGHGLAHTREEQFNFLCGFMGGRPYYMETHRHMNVKQIHEHVPIFTKDAEDWLSIMDKTLDDLGHAGAHVDRLRATLRRVAMILVNDGEVVGETP, from the coding sequence ATGAGCGTTCTGGACGATATCGGTGGCGAGCCGTCCCTCAAGGAGTTGGTCGAGCATTTCTACGATTTGGTCGAGGCGCTGCCCGAGGGACAGAGAATCGTTGATCTGCATCGTGATGGTCATGGCCTTGCGCATACACGCGAAGAGCAGTTCAACTTCCTTTGCGGCTTCATGGGCGGGCGGCCTTACTATATGGAAACGCACCGCCATATGAATGTGAAGCAGATCCACGAGCATGTGCCGATTTTTACCAAGGATGCCGAGGATTGGCTGAGCATCATGGATAAAACGCTGGACGATCTGGGCCATGCGGGTGCGCATGTGGACCGCTTGCGCGCGACCCTGCGGCGGGTGGCGATGATCCTCGTGAATGACGGTGAGGTTGTGGGCGAAACGCCCTAG
- the folD gene encoding bifunctional methylenetetrahydrofolate dehydrogenase/methenyltetrahydrofolate cyclohydrolase FolD — protein MMAQVIDGKAFAGRVRAQVGEHVGRLKAEHGLVPGLAVVLVGEDPASQVYVRSKGKQTVEVGMKSVEHRLEVDTSEADLLALIKALNADESIHGILVQLPLPKHLNEELVIGSIDPAKDVDGFHISNVGLLGTGQKSMVPCTPLGCLMMLRDHHGSLSGMDAVVIGRSNIVGKPMAQLLLGDSCTVTIAHSRTKDLADVVRRADIVVAAVGRPEMVPGDWIKPGATVIDVGINRVPNGEKTRLVGDVDYDSCAAVAGAITPVPGGVGPMTIACLLANTLTACCRANGLPEPEGLTA, from the coding sequence ATGATGGCGCAAGTGATTGATGGCAAGGCTTTTGCGGGCCGGGTGCGGGCACAAGTGGGCGAGCATGTTGGGCGTCTGAAAGCGGAGCATGGGCTTGTTCCCGGCCTCGCCGTTGTGCTTGTGGGGGAAGACCCTGCGAGCCAGGTTTATGTCCGCTCCAAGGGCAAGCAGACTGTTGAAGTCGGTATGAAGAGTGTCGAGCATCGGCTTGAGGTGGATACGTCGGAGGCGGATTTGCTGGCGCTGATCAAGGCGCTTAATGCTGATGAGAGTATCCACGGGATTCTGGTACAGCTGCCCCTGCCGAAGCATTTGAATGAGGAGTTGGTTATCGGCTCCATCGACCCGGCGAAGGATGTGGACGGGTTTCATATCTCGAATGTCGGCCTGCTTGGCACCGGGCAAAAGAGCATGGTGCCCTGCACGCCCTTGGGTTGTTTGATGATGCTGCGGGATCATCACGGGAGCCTGTCGGGGATGGATGCGGTCGTGATCGGGCGCAGCAATATCGTGGGCAAACCGATGGCGCAGCTTTTGCTGGGTGACAGCTGCACCGTGACGATTGCGCATAGTCGGACCAAAGACTTGGCGGACGTGGTGCGGCGCGCCGATATCGTGGTGGCGGCGGTGGGCCGTCCCGAGATGGTGCCCGGTGACTGGATCAAGCCGGGTGCGACGGTGATTGATGTAGGGATCAACCGGGTGCCAAACGGCGAGAAGACGCGGCTTGTGGGGGATGTGGATTATGACAGCTGTGCGGCTGTGGCGGGGGCGATTACGCCCGTGCCGGGCGGCGTGGGGCCGATGACCATAGCGTGTCTTTTGGCCAATACGCTGACCGCGTGTTGCCGGGCAAATGGCCTGCCGGAGCCTGAAGGTCTGACGGCCTAA